Proteins encoded together in one Passer domesticus isolate bPasDom1 chromosome 6, bPasDom1.hap1, whole genome shotgun sequence window:
- the RCN1 gene encoding reticulocalbin-1: protein MAAGGALRALPALLLLLLLLAAGALGKPMARQERARPGAAQHEDRPGFQYDHEAFLGKEEARSFDQLSPEESRERLGKIVDRIDDDKDGYITTEELKTWIKRVQKRYIYENVAKVWKDYDLNKDDKIAWEEYKQATYGYYLENPEEFQDATDQHSFKKMLPRDERRFKTADLDGDLAATREEFTAFLHPEEFEHMKNIVVLETLEDIDKNEDGFVDQDEYIADMFANEEGGPEPDWVVTEREQFSDFRDLNKDGKMDKDEIQHWILPQDYDHALAEARHLVYESDVDKDQKLTKEEVLDNWNMFVGSQATNYGEDLTRNHDEL from the exons ATGGCGGCCGGCGGGGCGCTGAGGGCGCTGCccgcgctgctgctgctgctgctgctgctggcggcGGGCGCGCTGGGCAAGCCCATGGCCAGGCAggagcgggcccggcccggggccgcGCAGCATGAGGACCGGCCCGGCTTCCAGTACGACCACGAGGCCTTCCTGGGCAAGGAGGAGGCGCGGAGCTTCGACCAGCTCAGCCCGGAGGAGAGCCGGGAGCGCCTGGG GAAGATTGTGGATAGAATAGATGACGACAAAGACGGCTATATCACAACAGAGGAATTAAAAACCTGGATTAAACGAGTACAGAAACGCTACATCTATGAAAATGTGGCCAAAGTTTGGAAAGACTATGATCTAAACAAGGATGATAAAATTGCCTGGGAAGAATACAAACAAGCCACATATGGTTATTATCTAG AAAATCCAGAAGAATTCCAAGATGCAACTGATCAGCACAGTTTTAAGAAAATGCTGCCCAGAGATGAAAGACGATTCAAAACTGCAGATCTGGATGGAGACTTGGCTGCCACTCGTGAAGAGTTCACTGCTTTCCTGCACCCAGAGGAGTTTGAGCATATGAAAAACATTGTTGTCTTA GAAACCTTAGAAGACATAGACAAAAACGAGGATGGTTTTGTGGATCAAGATGAGTACATTG ctgATATGTTTGCAAATGAAGAGGGTGGACCAGAGCCCGACTGGGTGGTTACAGAGCGTGAGCAGTTCTCAGATTTTCGTGATCTCAACAAGGATGGAAAGATGGACAAAGATGAGATCCAGCACTGGATCCTCCCCCAGGACTATGACCATGCACTAGCTGAAGCCAGGCACTTAGTCTATGAATCTGATGTAGACAAG GATCAAAAACTAACAAAAGAGGAAGTTCTAGACAACTGGAATATGTTTGTTGGAAGTCAAGCTACTAATTATGGGGAGGACCTCACCAGAAACCATGATGAGCTATGA